One Pomacea canaliculata isolate SZHN2017 linkage group LG9, ASM307304v1, whole genome shotgun sequence DNA segment encodes these proteins:
- the LOC112572437 gene encoding multiple epidermal growth factor-like domains protein 6 isoform X3, translating into MEKTVASNVVCVKAATPSATFTRVGVRPAVSPGISLTHCSQSCSRGFYGDGCNNKCGKCTNPPCHHVTGVCTGGCDKGYQGQVCNEVCSPGSYGADCKQSCGQCKGGNTECNTTSGVCESGCQPGYVAAYCNQRDDCSCDANGGCDTTNKCWPNSNNCRMENVALGKRAEMSSTYRSGKIESGPACLAVNGNRSHVLVMTGQSTDRLNCIHTDENVKYARWSVDLGAEYTVTRVTIYNRNYNLDSLSNAMLSVDDKLCQNITNSNNLVFNVTCQQPVRGRNVTLRTTTKSGKKFFNFCELEVWVCSAGRYGATCGQQCSSGCSNGACDNYNGTCLQGCKAGFYGDLCNQTCGRCTNNAACDQKTGNCPECEEGWKPPLCAERDPCWYNTTNKCWPDSSNCVMENVALGKPAEMSSTYRSGNQQSGPACLAVNGNRSHVLVLKTGQSTDRLNCIHTDTDSRDSYVRWLVDLGAEYTVTRVTIYNRDTNQDSLRNALLYVDHHYCTTITDSDNWLVLNVTCQPPVRGRNVTLYTSTDNRDKRFFNFCELEVWVCSAGRYGPTCGQRCSSLCSNGTCDNYFGTCLQGCQEGFYGHFCDKRCGHCKNNIACYQSTGNCLSVCDDGWQPPLCTKPCSPGSYGENCRKKCGQCKGGNTKCDIYTGECKAGCQPGYQSTHCDLTCSSGSYGDGCTNKCGKCAKPPCSHVTGVCTGGCDKGYQGQLCNEVCSPGSYGADCKQSCGQCKGGNTECNTTSGVCESGCQPGYVAAYCNQTCNRGFYGDACSHWCGYCRQGDCEHVNGVCPGGCVAGYAPPLCNKICDQGLYGDNCRYTCGNCSHGDNCEPVTGVCPGGCLAGYQPPLCNETCSNGYHGINCSYTCGNCSQTGKCSPVDGACSSGCQGGYEPPYCNTTCGRGFHGDNCAQTCGFCAVDTCHHETGVCSSGCQSGYHGDLCKQVAERGGGSAGRVGGAVAGVIILVLIGVVVFFVVRNKRRKERKSDMALHHHTNTNREENDYQPMAEAALNSSPSIPPIKPRSSPKPPHSHNSSAATQPTGDNLYMNVPEHTVTAMPTPSSSNSLGNDFGDERGDDDDDDDDVYTNDSLYATFRASSPQLDRVQRALVDRLASDQLPEEFKELLKGLTDDHKVAKLNSNIKKNRYASVLPYDYNRVILNDGFRKAQLLTTSTPVTSQASDKRRNTLRHRVPVPILLRTSGEWCGKRT; encoded by the exons ATGGAGAAAACTGTCGCCAGCAATGTGGTCTGTGTAAAGGCGGCAACACCAAGTGCGACATTTACACGGGTGGGTGTGAGGCCGGCTGTCAGCCCGGGTATCAGTCTGACTCACTGCAGCCAGA gCTGTTCTAGAGGTTTCTATGGCGATGGTTGTAACAACAAATGCGGAAAATGCACGAATCCGCCATGTCATCACGTGACCGGTGTTTGTACTGGGGGATGTGACAAGGGCTATCAGGGACAAGTTTGTAATGAAG TCTGTTCTCCTGGATCCTATGGAGCCGACTGTAAGCAGTCCTGTGGTCAGtgtaagggaggcaacactgAGTGTAACACAACCTCAGGGGTGTGTGAGTCCGGGTGTCAGCCTGGATATGTAGCTGCTTACTGTAACCAGA GAGACGACTGTTCTTGTGATGCTAATGGTGGATGtgatacaacaaacaaatgttggccGAACTCTAATAACTGCCGTATGG aaaatgttgCTCTCGGCAAACGGGCAGAAATGAGTTCTACCTACAGAAGTGGAAAAATAGAGTCCGGCCCAGCTTGTCTCGCCGTCAATGGAAACAGAAGTCACGTGCTTGTGATGACTGGACAGTCCACAGACAGACTCAACTGTATTCACACTGACGAAAACGTTAAGTACGCCAGGTGGTCAGTGGATCTTGGAGCTGAGTACACTGTCACACGTGTCACTATTTACAACAGGAATTATA ATCTTGATAGTTTGAGTAACGCCATGCTGAGTGTGGATGACAAACTTTGCCAGAACATCACAAACAGTAACAACTTGGTATTTAACGTCACTTGCCAACAACCAGTGAGAGGACGGAACGTCACGTTacgcacaacaacaaaaagcggaaaaaaattcttcaactTCTGTGAACTTGAAGTGTGGG TGTGCAGTGCCGGCCGTTACGGTGCAACGTGTGGTCAGCAGTGCAGCAGTGGCTGTAGTAATGGAGCTTGTGACAACTACAATGGCACCTGTCTACAAG GTTGTAAGGCAGGTTTCTATGGCGACTTATGCAACCAGACGTGTGGTAGGTGCACGAATAACGCTGCGTGCGACCAGAAAACTGGAAACTGTCCGGAATGTGAAGAAGGATGGAAGCCACCATTGTGCGCAGAGC GCGACCCTTGTTGGtataacacaacaaacaaatgttggccGGACTCTAGTAACTGCGTTATGG aaaatgttgCTCTCGGCAAACCGGCAGAAATGAGTTCTACCTACAGAAGTGGAAACCAGCAGTCCGGCCCAGCTTGTCTCGCCGTCAATGGAAACAGAAGTCACGTGCTTGTATTGAAGACTGGACAGTCCACAGACAGACTCAACTGTATTCACACTGACACTGACTCTAGAGACAGTTACGTCAGGTGGTTAGTTGATCTTGGAGCTGAGTACACTGTCACACGTGTCACTATTTACAACAGGGATACAA ATCAAGACAGTTTGAGGAACGCCTTACTGTATGTGGATCACCACTATTGCACGACCATCACAGACAGTGACAACTGGCTGGTACTGAACGTCACTTGTCAACCTCCAGTGAGAGGACGGAACGTCACGTTATACACAAGTACAGACAACAGAGATAAACGTTTTTTCAACTTCTGTGAACTTGAAGTGTGGG ttTGCAGTGCCGGCCGTTACGGTCCAACGTGTGGTCAGCGGTGCAGCAGTCTCTGTAGTAATGGAACTTGTGACAACTACTTTGGCACCTGTCTACAGG GTTGTCAAGAAGGATTTTATGGTCATTTCTGTGACAAGAGGTGTGGTCATTGCAAGAACAACATCGCGTGTTACCAAAGTACTGGaaactgtctgtcagtgtgtgatGACGGATGGCAGCCACCATTGTGCACAAAGC CTTGCTCTCCTGGGTCCTATGGAGAAAACTGTCGCAAGAAATGTGGTCAGTGTAAAGGCGGTAACACCAAGTGCGACATTTACACGGGTGAGTGCAAGGCCGGCTGTCAGCCCGGGTATCAGTCGACTCACTGCGACCTCA CCTGTTCTAGCGGTTCCTATGGCGATGGTTGTACCAACAAATGCGGAAAATGCGCGAAGCCGCcatgcagtcacgtgaccggtgTTTGTACTGGGGGATGTGACAAAGGCTATCAGGGACAACTTTGTAATGAAG TCTGTTCCCCTGGATCCTATGGAGCCGACTGTAAGCAGTCCTGTGGTCAGtgtaagggaggcaacactgAGTGTAACACAACCTCAGGGGTGTGTGAGTCCGGGTGTCAGCCTGGATATGTAGCTGCTTACTGTAACCAGA CCTGCAATAGAGGATTTTATGGCGACGCCTGTAGCCACTGGTGTGGCTACTGCAGACAGGGAGACTGTGAACATGTCAATGGTGTTTGTCCGGGTGGATGTGTCGCAGGGTATGCGCCCCCgctttgtaataaaa TCTGTGACCAAGGATTGTATGGCGACAACTGTCGCTACACGTGCGGCAACTGCAGTCATGGAGATAACTGTGAACCTGTCACTGGTGTTTGTCCGGGTGGATGTCTGGCGGGATATCAGCCACCTCTTTGTAATGAGA CCTGTTCTAACGGTTACCATGGAATCAACTGTAGCTACACATGCGGCAACTGTTCACAGACTGGGAAGTGCAGCCCTGTAGATGGCGCTTGTTCTTCAGGATGTCAAGGAGGCTATGAACCACCCTACTGTAACACAA CGTGCGGTCGTGGTTTCCATGGCGACAACTGTGCGCAAACGTGCGGCTTCTGCGCAGTGGACACGTGTCATCATGAGACGGGTGTGTGTAGCTCCGGGTGTCAAAGTGGGTATCACGGAGACTTATGCAAGCAAG TGGCAGAAAGAGGAGGCGGCAGTGCTGGCAGAGTAGGCGGTGCTGTCGCTGGTGTTATCATCTTGGTTTTGATTGGTGTTGTCGTCTTCTTTGTTGTTAG AAATAAACGtcgcaaagaaagaaagtcagatATGGCCCTCCACCATCACACAAATACTAACAGGGAAGAGAATGATTACCAACCAATGGCAGAAG CCGCCTTGAACAGCTCACCCAGTATACCGCCCATCAAACCACGTTCATCCCCGAAACCTCCACACAGCCACAACAGCAGCGCCGCCACGCAGCCCACGGGCGACAACCTGTACATGAACGTACCTGAACACACCGTCACGGCCATGCCCACCCCCTCCAGCAGCAACTCCCTGGGAAACGACTTCGGCGATGAACGCggcgacgatgacgacgacgacgacgacgtgtACACCAACGACAGCCTGTACGCCACCTTCCGAGCATCCAGCCCTCAGCTGGACAGAGTGCAGCGCGCCCTGGTGGACCGTCTGGCCTCCGACCAACTTCCGGAAGAGTTCAAG GAGTTGCTCAAGGGACTCACCGATGATCACAAAGTAGCGAAACTCAACTCGAACATAAAGAAGAATAGATATGCTTCAGTCTTACCTT ATGACTATAACCGCGTCATCCTCAACGACGGCTTCCGGAAGGCACAGCTACTGACTACGTCAACGCCAGTTACATCACA GGCTTCCGACAAGAGAAGAAATACATTGCGGCACAGG GTCCCCGTACCAATACTGTTGCGGACTTCTGGAGAATGGTGTGGCAAGAGAACGTGA